From Saccharomyces paradoxus chromosome IX, complete sequence, one genomic window encodes:
- the RHO3 gene encoding Rho family GTPase RHO3 (Non-essential small GTPase of the Rho/Rac family of Ras-like proteins~similar to YIL118W), which produces MSFLCGSASTSNKPIERKIVILGDGACGKTSLLNVFTRGYFPEVYEPTVFENYIHDIFVDSKHITLSLWDTAGQEEFDRLRSLSYSDTQCIMLCFSIDSRDSLENVQNKWVGEITDHCEGVKLVLVALKCDLRNSETESNAITPNNIQQDNSVSNDNGNNINSTSNTKNLISYEEGLAMAKKIGALRYLECSAKLNKGVNEAFTEAARVALTAGPVATEVKSDSGSSCTVM; this is translated from the coding sequence ATGTCATTTCTATGTGGGTCAGCTTCAACGTCAAATAAACCGATCGAAAGAAAGATCGTAATTCTGGGCGATGGTGCCTGTGGTAAAACTTCGTTACTGAACGTTTTCACCAGAGGTTATTTTCCCGAAGTATATGAACCCactgtttttgaaaactatatccatgatatttttgttgaCAGTAAACATATCACGCTGTCATTGTGGGATACTGCGGGCCAAGAGGAATTTGATAGGTTACGATCATTGTCTTATTCAGATACACAATGTATAATGTTATGTTTCAGTATTGACTCACGCGATTCTTTAGAGAATGTCCAAAATAAGTGGGTTGGTGAAATCACCGATCATTGTGAAGGCGTCAAATTAGTCTTAGTTGCACTAAAATGCGACCTAAGAAACAGTGAAACCGAATCGAATGCCATCACACCGAACAACATCCAACAGGATAACAGTGTTTCCAACGACAACGGCAATAACATAAATAGCACCTCCAACACCAAAAACCTGATAAGCTATGAAGAAGGTCTAGCTATGGCTAAGAAGATTGGTGCGCTGCGTTATTTGGAATGTAGCGCTAAACTAAATAAAGGTGTGAACGAAGCTTTCACAGAAGCCGCAAGAGTTGCTTTAACCGCGGGCCCAGTAGCAACCGAAGTGAAAAGCGACAGTGGATCCAGCTGTACCGTTATGTAA
- the PRM5 gene encoding pheromone-regulated protein PRM5 (Pheromone-regulated protein, predicted to have 1 transmembrane segment~similar to YIL117C), which yields MTVITIAKRGLPKLTTAASSTTTTSSTSTITSAASSSSSSSFLSSNSTTSSITSSITPPSKNGNPYILDSGNMPNGTIFIIVGAIAGAIFLAILLWWVITTYSSHRLTRSVQDYESKMFSTQHTQFYGDSPYMDYPAKDNFQDQVHIRDSDMASGNKHESVNNALVSHTINEKALLSNFERPLSSLVSESNRNSLFISPTGDILNKTRLSKLYQESPRLLQKPLIMRSDNVSSNSLVSTISSSSTSSLDNGGEKEVGEDIKKPAKIAASPSRKLLSSSGSDHSLKSKHSKVNLLAVRSKRKPTPSTYLEHMLEGKQQDE from the coding sequence atgaCAGTAATCACTATTGCCAAGAGAGGTTTACCAAAGTTAACCACTGCTGCCTCTTCGACAACAACTACTAGTTCAACTAGTACGATAACATCTgctgcttcttcttcctcttcttcttcattccTTTCGTCCAACTCTACAACCTCTTCTATCACTTCAAGTATTACCCCCCCCTCTAAAAACGGTAATCCTTATATTCTAGATTCTGGAAATATGCCTAACGGAACAATATTCATTATAGTGGGAGCCATTGCAGGAGcgatttttttggcaataTTGCTATGGTGGGTAATTACAACTTATTCTTCGCATAGATTAACTAGAAGTGTTCAGGATTACGAATCAAAAATGTTTTCAACACAGCATACCCAGTTTTACGGCGATTCTCCGTATATGGATTATCCTGCCAAAGATAATTTCCAAGATCAAGTCCATATCCGCGATTCAGATATGGCTTCTGGAAATAAGCACGAATCGGTGAATAATGCACTTGTATCTCACACTATTAATGAGAAGGCACTTTTAAGTAATTTTGAAAGGCCACTATCCTCCCTGGTATCCGAATCAAATAGAAATTCTCTATTCATTTCACCAACAGGTGATATTCTAAACAAAACAAGGTTATCCAAGCTTTACCAGGAAAGCCCCCGATTACTACAAAAACCTCTGATTATGAGAAGCGATAATGtatcttcaaattctctAGTCTCCACAATCTCTTCATCGTCCACTTCGTCGCTCGACAACGGTGGTGAGAAAGAGGTGGGTGAAGACATAAAGAAACCCGCAAAAATTGCAGCTTCGCCAAGTCGGAAGCTGCTGAGTTCGTCCGGAAGTGATCATAGTTTAAAGAGCAAACATAGCAAGGTTAATCTGTTGGCCGTACGGTCTAAAAGGAAACCTACACCTTCGACTTACCTCGAACACATGCTGGAGGGGAAACAACAGGATGAGTGA
- the RPI1 gene encoding Rpi1p (Transcription factor, allelic differences between S288C and Sigma1278b~similar to YIL119C), with translation MYLEYLQPKLNLMDESSTINKNFPDYSPNLNTPITSNFNEETGSDSSLITPRITCSSNSNSNSNSNSNSNSNSNSGSIDENELNHSNSSSSSARQIRKKWKEPEDIAFITTIMNNSQLLTFVEYFKPMKNFWKKISKILFQQYGYERNSLQLQNTFSFVNGNIILKSQKTLKPNKNGTNDNTNNHNGDNNINNHNINNNNSNNNNNSNNMNNNINNNSNHGTNVFSTPEHIQSSIDLDKLESLPALDTKGEPSFISPAQFSLLSSAPADNLILQTPPSPFFQQTVPIQLPRDTQEQEQISPVFSADVFYMWQTMFNTIENLKEQVNSLKNEVKQLNHKFYQQNKPLRNVPTSDSENFMQH, from the exons ATGTACTTGGAATATCTTCAACCGAAGTTGAACCTAATGGATGAGTCAAGCAccataaataaaaatttccCCGATTATTCGCCAAATTTAAACACACCCATTACTTCAaattttaatgaagaaacgGGTTCGGATAGCTCTTTAATTACTCCAAGGATAACTTGCAGTTCgaattcaaattcaaattcaaacTCGAATTCGAACTCGAACTCGAACTCGAACTCAGGTTCCATTGACGAAAACGAGCTAAACCACTCTAATTCATCTTCCTCGTCTGCAAGACagataaggaaaaaatggaaagaacCTGAAGACATAGCATTCATTACTACTATAATGAATAATTCCCAATTACTAACATTCGTAGAATATTTCAAGcctatgaaaaatttttggaaaaagatCTCAAAAATCTTATTCCAACAATATGGGTACGAGAGAAACTCTC TGCAATTACAAAACACTTTCAGTTTTGTAAACGGAAACATTATACTCAAGTCGCAAAAAACGTTGAAACCGAACAAAAATGGTACTAATGATAATACTAATAATCATAATGgtgataataatattaataatcataatattaataataataatagtaacaataataataatagcaataatatgaataataacattaataataatagtaatcaTGGTACTAATGTCTTCAGTACACCAGAGCATATCCAATCCAGTATCGACCTCGATAAACTGGAATCTTTGCCAGCTTTGGATACCAAAGGGGAACCTTCCTTCATCAGTCCGGCCcagttttctcttttgtcATCAGCACCAGCAGATAATTTAATCCTGCAAACTCCACCATCCCCTTTCTTTCAGCAGACAGTGCCTATACAGCTACCGCGCGATACGCAAGAACAAGAGCAAATTTCCCCAGTTTTCTCTGCGGATGTCTTCTACATGTGGCAAACAATGTTCAATactattgaaaatttaaaggAACAAGTTAATAGTctaaaaaatgaagttaAGCAATTAAATCATAAATTTTACCAACAAAATAAACCGTTGCGTAATGTCCCAACTTCAGActcagaaaattttatgcAACATTAA
- the HIS5 gene encoding histidinol-phosphate transaminase (Histidinol-phosphate aminotransferase~similar to YIL116W): MVFELKRIVRPKIYNLEPYRCARDDFTEGILLDANENAHGPTPVELSKSNLHRYPDPHQLEFKTAMTKYRNKTSSYINDPTVRPLTADNLCLGVGSDESIDAIIRACCVPGKEKILVLPPTYSMYSVCANINDIEVVQCPLTISDGSFQMDTEAVLTILKNDPLIKLVFVTSPGNPTGAKIKTCLIEKVLQNWDNGLVVVDEAYVDFCGGSTAPLVTKYPSLVTLQTLSKSFGLAGIRLGMTYATAELARILNAMKAPYNISSLASEYALKAVQEDNLKKMEATSKVINEEKMRLLKELTSLDYVDDQYVGGLDANFLLIRINGGDNALARKLYYQLATQSGVVVRFRGNELGCSGCLRITVGTHEENTHLIKYFKETLYKLAKEQLK; encoded by the coding sequence ATGGTTTTTGAATTAAAAAGAATTGTTAGACCAAAAATCTATAACTTGGAACCTTATCGCTGTGCAAGAGATGATTTCACCGAGGGTATATTGCTAGACGCCAATGAGAATGCCCATGGACCCACTCCAGTTGAATTGAGCAAGAGTAATTTGCACCGTTATCCGGATCCTCACCAATTGGAATTCAAGACCGCAATGACGAAATACAGAAATAAAACTAGTAGCTATATTAATGACCCAACCGTAAGGCCTTTAACGGCAGACAATTTGTGTCTAGGTGTGGGATCTGATGAAAGTATTGATGCTATTATTAGAGCATGTTGTGTTCCcggtaaagaaaaaattctgGTCCTTCCACCAACATATTCTATGTATTCTGTTTGTGCCAACATTAATGACATAGAAGTTGTCCAATGTCCTTTAACTATTTCCGACGgctcttttcaaatggatACCGAGGCTGTGTTAACCATTCTGAAAAACGATCCCCTAATTAAGCTGGTGTTTGTTACTTCACCAGGTAATCCAACAGGAGCCAAAATTAAGACCTGTTTAATCGAAAAGGTCTTACAGAATTGGGACAACGGGTtagttgttgttgatgaagCTTACGTAGATTTTTGTGGTGGTTCTACAGCTCCATTAGTCACCAAGTATCCTAGCTTGGTTACTTTGCAAACTCTATCCAAATCATTTGGTTTGGCTGGTATTAGATTAGGTATGACATATGCAACAGCAGAGTTAGCCAGAATTTTAAATGCGATGAAAGCACCTTATAACATTTCCTCTCTAGCCTCTGAATATGCACTAAAAGCCGTTCAAGAGGataatttaaagaaaatggaagcCACTTCGAAGGTGATcaatgaagagaaaatgcgtcttttgaaagaactaACTTCTTTGGATTATGTTGACGACCAATATGTTGGTGGATTAGATGCAAATTTCTTGTTAATACGGATCAATGGTGGTGACAATGCTTTGGCAAGGAAGCTATACTATCAATTGGCAACTCAATCCGGTGTTGTCGTCAGATTTAGAGGTAACGAATTAGGTTGTTCCGGATGTTTGAGAATCACCGTTGGAACTCATGAGGAGAACACACATTTGATAAAGTACTTCAAAGAGACGCTATACAAATTGGCCAAAGAGCAATTGAAATAG